In Tenacibaculum pacificus, a single window of DNA contains:
- a CDS encoding nucleotide sugar dehydrogenase, translating to MIKKIAVIGLGYVGLPLARLFATKYPVVGFDINEARVSDLNNGHDDTLEVSDELLQSVLIKENPFKQNNNGLLCSANTQDLKDANIYVVTVPTPVDKNNRPILTPLVKASETIGKVLKKGDIVIYESTVYPGATEEECIPVLERVSGMKFNEDFYAGYSPERINPGDKEHTVEKILKVTSGSTPEIGVVVDGIYKSVITAGTHLAPTIKVAEAAKVIENSQRDINIAFVNELAKIFNLMDIDTHAVLEAAGTKWNFLPFKPGLVGGHCIGVDPYYLAQKAQEFGYHPEIILAGRRLNDSMGKYVAEQVVKTMIKKDIPVNKAEVLMLGVTFKENCPDVRNTKIIDVILALEDYGMKVTTYDPWANPTEVKHEYAIESIQELPKRQFSAIVLGVAHNEFKDLDLVAITKETSIVYDVKGILENSDNRL from the coding sequence ATGATTAAAAAAATTGCAGTTATAGGTTTAGGATATGTAGGATTACCATTAGCAAGATTATTTGCTACAAAGTATCCCGTAGTTGGTTTTGATATTAATGAAGCAAGAGTTTCTGATTTAAATAATGGACATGATGATACTTTAGAGGTATCTGATGAATTATTGCAATCTGTATTGATAAAAGAAAATCCATTTAAGCAAAATAATAACGGGTTATTATGTTCTGCAAATACACAAGATCTTAAAGATGCAAATATATACGTAGTAACAGTTCCAACACCTGTAGATAAAAACAATCGTCCTATTTTAACACCTTTAGTAAAGGCTAGTGAAACAATAGGTAAGGTTTTGAAAAAAGGAGATATTGTTATTTATGAATCTACTGTTTACCCTGGAGCAACAGAAGAAGAATGTATTCCTGTATTAGAAAGAGTTTCGGGAATGAAATTTAATGAAGATTTTTACGCGGGATATTCTCCAGAAAGAATTAATCCAGGAGATAAAGAGCATACGGTTGAAAAAATATTAAAAGTAACCTCAGGCTCTACACCTGAAATAGGAGTAGTAGTTGATGGAATTTATAAATCGGTAATTACTGCTGGTACACACTTAGCGCCAACGATTAAAGTTGCCGAAGCGGCAAAAGTAATTGAAAATTCACAAAGAGATATTAATATCGCTTTTGTAAATGAATTGGCAAAAATATTCAATTTAATGGATATTGATACCCACGCAGTTTTAGAAGCTGCTGGTACAAAATGGAATTTCTTACCTTTTAAACCAGGTTTAGTTGGAGGACATTGTATTGGTGTTGACCCTTACTATTTGGCACAAAAAGCACAAGAATTTGGGTATCATCCAGAAATTATTTTGGCAGGAAGAAGATTAAATGATTCTATGGGGAAATATGTTGCCGAGCAAGTGGTTAAAACCATGATTAAAAAAGATATTCCTGTAAATAAAGCAGAAGTATTAATGTTAGGAGTTACATTTAAAGAAAATTGCCCTGATGTTCGTAATACGAAAATTATTGATGTAATTCTAGCATTAGAAGATTATGGAATGAAGGTAACCACCTACGATCCTTGGGCTAATCCGACGGAAGTGAAGCATGAATACGCAATAGAAAGTATACAAGAATTACCTAAAAGACAGTTTAGTGCTATTGTTTTAGGTGTTGCTCATAATGAATTTAAAGACTTAGATTTAGTAGCAATAACAAAAGAAACTTCTATTGTTTATGATGTAAAAGGGATTTTAGAGAATAGTGATAATAGGTTGTAG
- a CDS encoding oligosaccharide flippase family protein, which translates to MRDKFNQIKILLNNNKKIIENYSFMTILKLLNVFFGLLVYPYALSKLGSETYGIYILALSTIIFLTTLVRFSLDLLGTKEIVENITDLHKKSEIVSSVVFSRLLLSLVALLILFLLQFFFVFIEEYFYIYLLCFLTCFSQVFFHPWYFQAIQKMRIVTYIQVAFKILSLPFIFLFVKTPSDLSLFVAITMISAFFGAVIAFIYLLKVERIKIFWVGFKTVKNYLTLSLPLFFTQIMVTIKSQSIIQFIGVYFGMHEVALYDLAQKIFNIPTMLVLSINAAIFPKFANNPSQKNINKVIKYEYIISFFCMLSIIVLGKWAVLILGGEKMQEAYYILVILSFNVLFYLVIGAYHYFIFILNDRADLVSKNQLIALISLIVFSTIGLSFYFSIYVFAVALVLSGMAELVYCILKSKKITELNNLKQIL; encoded by the coding sequence ATGAGAGATAAATTTAATCAAATAAAAATTTTACTTAATAATAATAAAAAAATAATAGAGAATTATTCATTTATGACTATTTTAAAGTTGTTAAATGTGTTTTTTGGGTTGTTAGTTTATCCGTACGCTTTGAGTAAATTGGGTTCTGAAACCTATGGAATTTATATTTTGGCACTATCAACAATAATATTTCTAACTACTTTAGTTCGGTTTTCTTTAGATTTGTTAGGAACTAAAGAAATAGTAGAGAATATAACGGATTTACATAAAAAATCAGAAATAGTATCTTCTGTAGTTTTTAGTCGATTATTATTATCTTTAGTCGCTTTACTCATACTCTTTTTATTGCAATTTTTCTTTGTTTTTATTGAAGAATATTTTTATATTTATTTGCTTTGTTTTTTAACTTGTTTCTCTCAAGTGTTTTTTCACCCTTGGTATTTTCAAGCAATACAAAAAATGCGAATTGTAACTTATATACAAGTAGCTTTTAAAATTTTATCATTACCTTTTATTTTTTTATTTGTGAAAACCCCGTCAGATTTATCTTTATTTGTGGCTATTACAATGATTAGTGCTTTTTTTGGTGCTGTAATTGCTTTCATTTATTTGTTGAAAGTTGAAAGGATAAAGATATTTTGGGTTGGCTTTAAAACTGTTAAAAATTATTTAACTTTAAGTTTGCCTTTATTTTTTACACAAATAATGGTTACAATTAAATCACAATCAATAATACAATTTATAGGAGTATATTTTGGTATGCATGAAGTTGCCTTGTATGATTTAGCACAGAAAATATTTAATATCCCTACGATGCTTGTATTGAGTATAAATGCAGCTATATTTCCTAAATTTGCAAATAATCCAAGCCAGAAAAATATAAATAAGGTAATAAAATATGAGTATATTATTAGTTTTTTCTGTATGTTAAGTATAATAGTGCTGGGTAAATGGGCTGTTTTAATATTAGGTGGAGAAAAGATGCAAGAAGCATATTACATTCTTGTTATTTTAAGTTTTAATGTTTTATTTTATTTAGTTATTGGAGCGTATCATTACTTTATTTTTATCCTAAATGATAGAGCAGATTTGGTGTCTAAAAATCAATTAATAGCATTGATTAGTTTGATTGTATTTAGCACTATTGGTTTGAGTTTCTATTTTAGTATTTATGTATTTGCAGTGGCATTGGTATTATCAGGAATGGCTGAGTTAGTGTATTGTATTTTGAAATCTAAAAAAATAACAGAATTAAATAATCTTAAGCAAATTTTATAA
- a CDS encoding SDR family oxidoreductase — MKDDKRKKSKNILITGGAGFIGSNLVAYFLEKKYKVTVLDNFSTGYHHNIEPFFNNPDFNLIEGDIRDLETCKKACENKDYVLHQAALGSVPRSIEDPVTTNDVNTSGFLNMLVAARDASVKRFVYAASSSTYGDSESLPKVEDVIGKPLSPYAITKYVNELYADVFGKMYGLECIGLRYFNVFGRKQNPNGAYAAVIPKFVIQLMNYESPIINGDGTYSRDFTYIDNVIQMNERAMLADSEVAINTVYNTAVGDRTTIKEMVNLLKEYLSEYDAKIGDVEITHGPNRLGDIPHSLASIEKAKKNLGYKPTHEFAKGLKEAVSWYWENLEK; from the coding sequence ATAAAAGATGATAAAAGAAAAAAATCTAAAAATATATTAATAACAGGTGGAGCAGGTTTTATAGGTTCTAATTTAGTAGCCTATTTTTTAGAAAAAAAGTACAAGGTAACAGTGTTGGATAATTTTTCAACGGGGTATCATCATAATATTGAACCTTTTTTTAATAATCCTGATTTTAATTTAATAGAAGGAGATATTAGAGATTTAGAAACGTGTAAAAAAGCCTGTGAAAACAAAGATTATGTTTTACATCAAGCAGCTCTAGGTTCAGTTCCTCGCTCTATTGAAGACCCAGTTACAACTAATGATGTTAATACCTCAGGGTTTTTAAATATGTTAGTTGCAGCAAGAGATGCAAGTGTAAAGCGTTTTGTATATGCAGCAAGTTCATCTACTTATGGAGATTCTGAATCTTTACCAAAAGTAGAAGATGTTATAGGGAAACCATTATCACCTTACGCTATTACAAAATATGTAAACGAATTATATGCAGATGTTTTTGGTAAAATGTATGGTTTAGAATGTATTGGTTTACGATATTTTAATGTTTTTGGAAGAAAACAAAATCCAAACGGAGCTTATGCAGCGGTAATTCCTAAATTTGTAATTCAGTTGATGAATTATGAAAGCCCTATTATTAATGGAGATGGAACATATTCAAGAGATTTTACATATATCGATAATGTAATTCAAATGAATGAAAGAGCAATGCTTGCTGATTCTGAAGTTGCTATAAATACTGTTTATAATACTGCTGTTGGAGATAGAACAACTATCAAAGAAATGGTTAATTTATTGAAAGAATATCTTTCGGAATATGATGCTAAAATAGGCGATGTTGAAATTACACATGGTCCTAACAGATTAGGAGATATTCCTCATTCATTAGCATCTATTGAAAAAGCAAAGAAAAATTTAGGGTATAAGCCAACACATGAATTCGCAAAAGGATTAAAGGAGGCTGTTTCTTGGTATTGGGAAAATTTAGAAAAATAG
- a CDS encoding Wzz/FepE/Etk N-terminal domain-containing protein: MEDKNTYNTSDEVDLLGLFKTIWNGRKTILRFLLIFGFIGLFIAIFSAKQYTASTILVPQLSKNNSSNLGGLAALAGINLGSGNTESISPNLYPKITESILFKKELLNIPLKFSYLEKEVTYKEYYLKHQKTNVLSFVKSYTIGLPGKLIGLFRKKPNVIIETVKENDGIHRLELQEINLFRNLGNQLDLDINGKEGYVKISFSMPEALPAAQMAKKVKELLQKTITEFKVQKVKEEFIFIEERYNELKTDFEKKQVILASFRDRNQGLITSRSKSRLQSLQSDYNLAHTVYSELAKQLETQKIKLKENTPVFTVIEPVSVPLLKSKPSRVKIFIIWLFLGVILGVGTIFGRNWIKKLKDD, translated from the coding sequence ATGGAAGATAAAAATACATACAATACTTCTGATGAAGTAGATTTATTGGGTTTATTTAAAACTATTTGGAATGGAAGAAAAACAATACTTCGTTTCTTACTTATTTTTGGATTCATAGGATTATTTATTGCTATTTTTTCAGCCAAACAATATACTGCTTCTACTATTTTAGTACCTCAATTGTCAAAGAATAATAGTAGTAATTTAGGTGGGTTAGCAGCTTTAGCAGGGATTAATTTAGGTAGTGGAAATACTGAAAGTATCAGTCCAAATTTATATCCTAAAATTACAGAAAGTATTCTTTTTAAAAAAGAATTATTAAATATTCCTTTGAAATTTTCTTATCTAGAAAAAGAAGTTACCTATAAAGAATATTACCTCAAACATCAAAAAACAAACGTACTCTCTTTTGTAAAGAGTTATACTATAGGACTTCCTGGTAAATTAATTGGATTGTTTAGGAAAAAACCTAACGTTATAATAGAAACAGTAAAAGAAAACGATGGTATTCATAGGTTAGAATTACAAGAAATAAACCTTTTCAGAAACTTAGGGAATCAATTAGATTTAGATATTAATGGTAAAGAAGGGTATGTGAAAATCTCTTTTTCGATGCCTGAAGCTTTGCCTGCTGCACAAATGGCTAAAAAAGTAAAAGAGTTATTACAAAAGACAATTACTGAATTTAAGGTACAGAAAGTAAAAGAGGAATTTATTTTTATAGAAGAACGTTACAATGAATTAAAAACAGACTTCGAAAAAAAACAAGTAATATTAGCTAGTTTTAGAGATAGAAATCAAGGATTAATAACCTCACGCTCAAAATCTCGTTTACAAAGTTTACAATCTGATTATAATTTAGCACACACCGTTTATTCTGAATTAGCGAAACAATTAGAAACACAAAAAATTAAACTAAAAGAAAATACACCAGTATTTACAGTTATAGAACCTGTAAGTGTACCTCTTCTGAAATCTAAACCTAGTAGAGTAAAGATTTTTATAATATGGTTATTCCTAGGGGTTATACTAGGAGTAGGAACTATTTTTGGGAGAAATTGGATTAAAAAATTGAAAGATGATTAA
- a CDS encoding polysaccharide biosynthesis/export family protein, producing the protein MSIVGEVKVPGSYSLSAFSTVLNSLYAAGGPTKNGTLRNIRLFRAGEKVADFDFYDFLVNGLEKGNITVQDQDVIIVKPYDKLVTIEGAVKRPGLYEMKTSETVSDLLKYCSGFVSNAYKQNIVVERVNGIQKEILEIPQAKLSVEKLRDGDFIRINQITDKFLNKITITGAVFQPGNYQYKENLSVADLLKKAEGITQEAFLDRAIITRTYDQTNKETISFSLKENNENLFLKANDKVYIFSKNELKEKEFITINGAVNKVKKIDFTEGLQIEDLIALAGGLKDGADATNIDVSRRLKDGSFETVSKNFNLSANTSLKGTASNNFTLKPFDIISVRYLKGYTKQKNVFIKGEVNFKGAYSIGLKNEKISDLIKKAGGLTKFAYVQGAFLTRKNNKKEDKKQLETLVENTSGVNTSEIKKNKSFKVGINLHKILAKGGESSKYNLILEEGDELFIPSERQTVKVEGEVLSPSLVRYEKSRSFKQYIENSGGFSSKAKRNRAYVIYANGDIKTTKSFLFFKSYPKVKAGSVILVPHKPQNVRKVSTQEVIAITTGLATLGILVKTLTDK; encoded by the coding sequence GTGAGTATTGTAGGTGAAGTTAAAGTACCTGGTTCATATTCGTTAAGTGCATTTTCTACTGTTTTAAATTCATTATACGCAGCAGGTGGACCAACAAAAAATGGAACACTTAGAAATATTAGGCTTTTTAGAGCAGGAGAAAAAGTTGCTGATTTTGATTTTTATGATTTTTTAGTAAACGGATTAGAGAAAGGAAACATAACAGTACAAGATCAAGATGTTATAATTGTTAAACCATACGATAAATTAGTAACAATTGAAGGAGCTGTTAAAAGACCAGGTTTGTATGAAATGAAAACTTCTGAAACTGTTTCAGATTTATTAAAATATTGTAGTGGTTTTGTTTCAAACGCATACAAACAAAATATTGTTGTTGAAAGAGTTAATGGGATTCAAAAAGAAATTTTAGAAATACCTCAAGCAAAATTATCTGTAGAAAAATTAAGAGATGGCGATTTTATAAGAATTAATCAAATTACAGATAAATTTTTAAACAAAATAACTATAACAGGAGCCGTATTTCAACCTGGAAATTATCAATATAAAGAAAATTTATCGGTTGCTGACTTATTAAAAAAAGCAGAAGGGATTACTCAAGAAGCTTTTTTAGATAGAGCTATTATCACTAGAACTTATGATCAAACAAATAAAGAAACAATTTCATTTTCATTAAAAGAAAATAACGAAAATTTGTTCTTAAAAGCAAATGATAAAGTTTATATTTTTAGTAAAAATGAGCTAAAAGAAAAAGAGTTTATTACTATTAATGGTGCTGTAAATAAAGTTAAAAAAATTGATTTTACAGAAGGTTTGCAAATAGAAGATTTAATAGCGCTTGCAGGAGGTTTAAAAGATGGTGCAGATGCTACTAATATTGATGTTTCAAGAAGATTAAAGGATGGGAGTTTTGAAACCGTTAGTAAGAATTTTAACCTTAGTGCAAATACTAGCTTGAAGGGAACTGCTAGTAATAATTTCACTTTAAAACCTTTTGATATTATTTCTGTAAGATATTTAAAAGGATATACTAAACAGAAAAATGTGTTTATTAAAGGAGAAGTTAATTTTAAAGGTGCATATTCAATAGGATTAAAAAATGAAAAAATATCAGATTTAATTAAAAAAGCAGGTGGATTAACAAAATTTGCATACGTTCAAGGAGCTTTTTTAACGAGAAAAAATAATAAAAAAGAAGATAAAAAACAATTAGAAACACTTGTTGAAAATACTTCAGGTGTTAATACATCAGAAATAAAGAAGAATAAATCGTTTAAAGTAGGAATAAATTTACATAAAATATTAGCCAAAGGAGGTGAATCATCAAAATATAATTTAATTCTAGAAGAAGGTGATGAACTGTTTATTCCTTCAGAAAGACAAACCGTAAAAGTAGAAGGAGAAGTATTGTCTCCATCATTAGTTAGATACGAAAAGTCAAGGAGTTTTAAACAGTATATTGAAAACTCTGGTGGTTTTTCTTCAAAAGCAAAGAGAAATAGGGCTTATGTAATCTATGCGAATGGTGATATTAAAACAACAAAAAGTTTTTTATTCTTTAAATCATACCCAAAAGTAAAAGCAGGCTCTGTAATTTTAGTACCTCATAAGCCTCAAAATGTTAGAAAAGTATCAACACAGGAAGTTATTGCTATAACAACAGGTTTAGCTACGTTAGGGATTTTAGTTAAAACATTAACAGATAAATAG
- a CDS encoding NAD-dependent epimerase translates to MKILVTGAAGFIGFHLSQRLLEKGFEVVGVDNINDYYDINLKYARLNELGVKREEASLFYKESKSESNDKFKFIRLNLEDKTELFELFKTQEFDVVCNLAAQAGVRYSIENPDAYIQSNVVGFLNILECSRHHAIKHLVYASSSSVYGANAKIPFSEEDKVDEPVSLYAATKKSNELMAHTYSHLYKIPTTGLRFFTVYGPWGRPDMAPVLFADAMINNRSIKVFNHGDMERDFTYIDDIVTGIEKIIVKPISTRNLYKIYNIGNNDSVKLLDFITEIEKNIGKVAQKKMLPMQPGDVKKTWANVDELIKDYNYQPTTSLDKGIKEFINWFKIFQIEK, encoded by the coding sequence ATGAAAATATTAGTTACAGGAGCTGCTGGTTTTATTGGTTTTCATTTAAGTCAAAGACTTTTAGAAAAAGGGTTTGAGGTTGTTGGTGTTGATAATATTAACGATTATTATGACATTAATCTTAAATATGCTAGGTTAAATGAACTAGGTGTTAAAAGAGAAGAGGCATCTCTTTTTTATAAGGAGTCTAAGAGTGAATCAAATGATAAGTTTAAATTTATCAGACTTAATTTAGAAGATAAAACAGAATTATTTGAGTTATTTAAAACTCAAGAATTTGATGTTGTTTGTAACTTAGCAGCACAGGCAGGTGTGCGTTATAGTATTGAAAACCCTGATGCATATATTCAAAGTAATGTTGTAGGTTTTTTAAATATTTTAGAATGTTCTAGGCATCATGCTATAAAACATTTAGTATACGCTAGTAGTTCTAGTGTTTATGGTGCTAATGCAAAAATTCCTTTTTCAGAAGAAGATAAAGTTGATGAGCCAGTAAGTTTGTATGCAGCTACTAAAAAAAGTAACGAATTAATGGCACATACGTATAGTCATTTATACAAAATACCAACTACAGGTTTACGTTTTTTTACGGTTTATGGACCTTGGGGAAGACCTGATATGGCACCTGTTTTATTTGCTGATGCAATGATAAATAATCGTTCTATAAAAGTTTTTAATCATGGAGATATGGAACGTGATTTCACCTATATAGATGATATTGTTACAGGTATTGAAAAAATAATTGTTAAACCAATATCAACTAGAAATCTATATAAAATATATAATATTGGAAATAACGATTCGGTAAAATTATTAGATTTTATTACTGAAATAGAAAAAAATATAGGTAAAGTAGCTCAAAAAAAAATGTTACCAATGCAACCAGGTGATGTGAAAAAAACATGGGCGAATGTAGATGAATTAATTAAAGATTATAATTATCAACCTACAACTTCTTTAGATAAAGGAATTAAAGAGTTTATTAATTGGTTTAAAATATTTCAAATTGAAAAGTAA
- a CDS encoding UDP-glucose dehydrogenase family protein, which translates to MNIAVVGSGYVGLVSGACFSEMGNKVTCVDIDQNKIDKLLQGVVPIYEPGLEKMVLKNTEQKTLLFTTKLEDAISNAEIVFIAVGTPMGDDGAADLQYVLAVAKEIGQKMNSRLIIVDKSTVPVGTADKVKITIQEQLDLRNISIKFDVVSNPEFLKEGDAINDFMKPDRVVIGAETEYAFDKMRQLYTPFTMSHERFITMDIRSAEMTKYAANAMLATKISFMNEISNICERVGADVNNVRVGIGSDSRIGYSFIYPGAGYGGSCFPKDVKALKKIAEENGYNAQLITSVEEVNNRQKFVISAKIVKRFGEDLSGKTFGLWGLAFKPGTDDMRESPAIYVVKELVKRGAKVKAYDPKAMGEAQHFYLKDVQGISYFESKYDVLKDSEALIMLTEWKEFRSPDFSEIKKQLSSPIIFDGRNQYNAFRLEEQGFEYYQIGKN; encoded by the coding sequence ATGAATATAGCAGTTGTCGGTTCAGGTTATGTTGGATTAGTTTCAGGAGCTTGTTTTTCTGAAATGGGAAATAAAGTTACTTGTGTAGATATTGACCAAAATAAGATAGATAAATTACTTCAAGGTGTTGTTCCTATTTATGAGCCAGGTTTAGAGAAAATGGTTCTTAAAAATACAGAACAAAAGACACTTCTTTTTACAACTAAATTAGAAGATGCTATTTCTAATGCTGAAATCGTTTTTATCGCCGTAGGAACACCTATGGGGGATGATGGTGCTGCTGATTTACAATATGTTTTGGCTGTTGCAAAGGAAATAGGTCAAAAAATGAATAGTCGCTTAATCATTGTAGACAAATCTACCGTTCCAGTAGGAACGGCTGATAAGGTGAAAATAACTATTCAAGAGCAATTAGACTTAAGAAATATTTCAATTAAATTTGATGTTGTATCTAATCCTGAATTTTTAAAAGAAGGAGATGCTATTAATGATTTTATGAAGCCTGATCGTGTAGTTATTGGTGCTGAAACTGAGTATGCTTTTGATAAAATGAGACAATTATATACGCCGTTTACCATGTCACACGAGCGTTTTATAACTATGGATATTCGTTCAGCAGAAATGACTAAGTATGCTGCAAATGCTATGTTAGCTACTAAAATTTCATTTATGAATGAAATTTCAAATATTTGTGAAAGAGTAGGTGCAGATGTAAATAATGTTAGAGTAGGAATTGGTTCTGATAGTAGAATTGGATATAGTTTTATTTATCCTGGAGCTGGTTACGGTGGATCATGTTTTCCTAAAGATGTAAAAGCTTTAAAGAAAATAGCAGAAGAAAATGGTTATAATGCACAATTAATTACTTCAGTAGAAGAGGTTAATAATCGTCAGAAATTTGTAATTTCTGCAAAAATTGTAAAAAGATTTGGTGAAGATTTATCAGGAAAAACTTTTGGTCTTTGGGGATTAGCCTTTAAACCAGGAACAGATGATATGCGAGAGTCACCAGCTATTTATGTAGTTAAAGAACTTGTAAAAAGAGGTGCTAAGGTAAAAGCATATGATCCTAAAGCAATGGGTGAAGCACAGCATTTTTATTTAAAAGACGTTCAAGGAATTTCATATTTTGAATCAAAGTATGATGTTTTAAAAGATTCTGAAGCTTTAATTATGTTAACAGAATGGAAAGAATTTCGTTCTCCTGATTTCTCTGAAATTAAAAAACAATTAAGTTCTCCTATAATTTTTGATGGAAGAAATCAATATAATGCATTTAGATTAGAAGAGCAAGGTTTTGAATATTATCAAATAGGAAAAAATTAA